A single Blastopirellula retiformator DNA region contains:
- a CDS encoding XylR family transcriptional regulator, with the protein MWQHKQTVLLLIESSRGYGRGLLRGVADYCRIYGNWQVIHVERTMNEQLPTDMGDWKLDGILARAEQRSISDEIDALGVPTVDLRGSYVPKHGVSLDSDPVACAEMALQHFQQRGLRDVAFCGYDGVDFSDARGTAFVEIAQRNGCRCHSFASSAVRYSRISRELLAEGDDSDLVQWLKTLPAPCGVFACNDVRGRQTLRACAEAGIAVPEQLSLVGVDNDDAICDLAIPTISSIEPDTHRIGFQGATYLAELMKGGKAARRTYVPPKQVVVRASSDFVAIGDPETARILNYIGRHACDGLTVEMLCEQFRLSRSSLERRLRKALGRNAKAEIDRVRIERAKLLLRETDRKLLAVANHVAYSSAAKFVVAFKRITGVTPGEFRNQFQRG; encoded by the coding sequence GTGTGGCAACACAAGCAAACCGTCTTGCTCTTGATCGAATCTTCCCGCGGCTATGGCCGGGGACTGCTACGGGGCGTCGCCGATTACTGCCGCATCTATGGCAACTGGCAGGTCATTCACGTCGAGCGCACGATGAACGAACAATTGCCCACGGACATGGGCGACTGGAAGTTGGACGGCATTCTGGCTCGCGCCGAACAGCGTTCGATTTCGGACGAGATCGACGCGCTCGGCGTTCCGACGGTCGACCTCCGCGGTTCTTATGTTCCCAAGCATGGCGTCTCGCTCGACAGCGATCCGGTCGCGTGTGCGGAAATGGCGCTTCAGCATTTTCAACAGCGAGGCCTGCGCGACGTCGCCTTCTGCGGCTACGACGGCGTCGACTTTTCGGACGCCCGGGGAACCGCGTTCGTGGAAATCGCCCAGCGTAACGGCTGTCGTTGTCACAGCTTCGCCAGTTCCGCCGTCCGCTATTCCCGCATTTCGCGCGAGCTGCTGGCCGAAGGTGACGACTCGGATCTGGTTCAATGGCTCAAGACGTTGCCGGCGCCCTGCGGCGTCTTCGCTTGCAACGACGTTCGCGGGCGCCAAACGCTGCGGGCCTGTGCCGAGGCAGGCATCGCCGTTCCCGAACAACTGTCGCTGGTCGGCGTCGATAACGACGACGCCATCTGCGATCTCGCCATTCCGACGATCAGCAGCATCGAACCCGATACGCATCGGATTGGTTTCCAGGGCGCGACCTACCTGGCCGAGCTCATGAAAGGCGGCAAGGCGGCGCGGCGGACCTATGTTCCGCCCAAGCAAGTCGTCGTGCGGGCCTCGTCCGATTTCGTCGCCATTGGCGATCCAGAAACGGCCCGCATCCTGAACTACATCGGGCGGCATGCCTGCGACGGCTTGACGGTCGAGATGCTGTGCGAGCAGTTTCGCTTGAGCCGCTCTTCGCTGGAACGTCGCCTGAGGAAAGCCTTGGGGCGCAACGCCAAGGCGGAAATCGATCGGGTCCGGATCGAACGAGCGAAACTTCTACTGCGCGAAACCGATCGCAAGTTGCTGGCAGTCGCCAACCACGTCGCCTATTCCTCCGCCGCCAAGTTTGTAGTCGCCTTCAAGCGAATCACCGGCGTCACCCCGGGCGAGTTTCGAAATCAGTTTCAGCGCGGGTAG
- a CDS encoding AAA family ATPase has product MQFDFDWDEALKRLRTHLNDHLRGKSETVELVLACLLARGNLLIEDLPGLGKTTLAKALAGAIGGKFSRIQCTPDLLPGDVTGFNIFNQQTSQFEFHEGPVFADVVLADEINRSTPRTQSALLEAMAEHQVTIDNLTYRLSDTFFVIATQNPEELHGTFPLPEAQLDRFSMKISIGAPDRASLIELMKSRGGVIEGFQETTEAILSRPQLLQLQQRAAAVETSDTLLQYVANLSETLLGQPTFTGHLSPRGVLQWLRCGQAWAFLQQRDFVTADDIQKMAVPVVAARTIGPTLQGREQILDLISRVKAPF; this is encoded by the coding sequence ATGCAATTCGACTTTGATTGGGACGAGGCCCTAAAGCGATTGCGGACTCATCTGAACGATCATCTGCGGGGGAAATCCGAGACGGTCGAGTTAGTGCTCGCTTGCCTACTGGCGCGGGGGAATCTGTTGATCGAGGACTTGCCGGGCCTGGGCAAGACGACCTTGGCGAAGGCGTTGGCCGGCGCGATCGGCGGCAAGTTCTCACGCATCCAGTGTACGCCCGATTTGTTGCCGGGCGACGTGACCGGCTTTAACATCTTCAATCAACAAACGTCGCAGTTTGAGTTTCATGAAGGGCCGGTCTTCGCCGACGTCGTCTTGGCGGACGAAATCAATCGGTCGACTCCGCGCACGCAAAGCGCCTTGCTGGAAGCGATGGCCGAACATCAAGTGACGATCGACAATCTAACTTATCGCTTGTCCGATACGTTTTTTGTGATCGCCACGCAAAATCCGGAAGAGTTGCACGGCACGTTTCCCTTGCCCGAAGCGCAGCTCGATCGCTTCTCGATGAAGATCAGCATCGGGGCGCCTGACCGTGCGAGCCTGATCGAATTGATGAAGTCCCGCGGCGGCGTCATAGAAGGGTTCCAGGAAACGACCGAGGCGATCTTGAGCCGGCCGCAGTTGTTGCAACTGCAGCAGCGGGCGGCGGCGGTGGAGACGAGCGACACGCTCTTGCAATATGTGGCCAACCTGTCCGAAACGCTGCTCGGTCAACCTACCTTCACTGGTCATCTCAGTCCTCGCGGCGTGTTGCAATGGCTCCGCTGCGGTCAGGCCTGGGCGTTTCTCCAGCAGCGCGATTTTGTGACGGCCGACGACATTCAGAAAATGGCGGTCCCAGTGGTGGCGGCTCGTACGATCGGCCCCACGCTGCAGGGAAGAGAGCAGATTCTTGACTTGATCTCGCGGGTGAAGGCGCCGTTTTAG
- a CDS encoding transglutaminase-like domain-containing protein, whose protein sequence is MPRSTDEERSPASTRLEWLTIAAALLGVFASNIVLMQEAPLVATFGASAAWMAVIVIGFLLASRQRRMLPPRVQAAVMCAALLVPLARIFTLESDGRIDLLMLEGLRNLCAASAIFTFDPVRRRATLFAGTLLALFVFTFDGSLLVAVCVLAQLCVVTLWLTANDQAGFRVSAATAGSWRPDFVVSCLLLVLLGFVASTIAYPADQTSQGELIDRYLKRDVQELDVEEVSFRLEEQDEVLEEASDKKYGATDGEAEDEVKRKREGRKSFSTRRKAPKTGGEFRTLFALAGDQVRHIPTTRFNQFDGIQWQPEKGRGLPSASTQISQQEGLQKLVNRQDLDFSQFAEDVDVNSEQFLEQLRSLASQSLMQQGAGTLTPQLRDIPPDKLQALMLEAPQMSSTATLLFTPYDVQALSETLKKNPALAWKLIARGSQTSDGNDALLRDLQELRANHEGPILPPEMAALVAQWTAGTEPGWEQIMAVVHGLRSHAVYDPMATIPTTETDSVRYFLIESRRGPDYMFASSAVVLLRSLGYPSRLVGGYYAHESRRSWMTGETSIREDDVHYWAQVALADKLWVDIEPTPGFEIPAAKSAVAQASWWNVASTFLLRYGAIIAVSLLVIMVVIIFLRRKCHGAWIYWRWRWSLRRSPPELVARTHRLIQYRLHLAGCALQAGASFQTAVLPLAPHEKTLRRFAALGQEAVYCKASVNDPAHQKQLRQAATDVVAWLTPRRIQAAVGGAARESSQS, encoded by the coding sequence ATGCCTAGATCGACAGACGAAGAACGCTCGCCAGCGTCGACGCGTCTAGAATGGCTAACAATCGCGGCGGCGCTACTGGGCGTGTTCGCGTCGAACATCGTGCTGATGCAAGAGGCGCCGCTGGTCGCCACGTTCGGCGCTAGCGCCGCATGGATGGCGGTCATCGTGATCGGTTTTCTCTTGGCTTCTCGGCAGCGAAGAATGTTGCCACCACGCGTCCAGGCGGCTGTGATGTGCGCGGCGCTGCTGGTTCCGCTGGCGAGAATCTTCACGCTGGAAAGCGATGGCCGGATCGACTTGCTGATGCTTGAGGGACTGCGGAACTTGTGCGCGGCGTCGGCCATCTTCACGTTTGACCCGGTCCGCCGGCGGGCAACGTTGTTTGCGGGGACGCTGCTGGCGTTATTCGTCTTCACGTTCGACGGTTCGTTGTTGGTGGCAGTCTGCGTCTTGGCGCAATTGTGCGTCGTCACGCTGTGGCTGACCGCCAACGATCAGGCAGGTTTCCGGGTGAGTGCGGCAACGGCCGGTTCGTGGCGCCCAGACTTCGTCGTCTCTTGCTTACTCTTGGTGCTGCTTGGCTTCGTCGCGTCGACGATCGCCTACCCGGCGGACCAAACCAGCCAAGGCGAATTGATCGATCGGTACCTGAAGAGGGACGTCCAGGAACTGGATGTAGAGGAAGTCTCCTTTCGCCTGGAGGAGCAAGATGAAGTGCTGGAGGAAGCCTCGGACAAGAAGTATGGCGCGACCGACGGCGAGGCGGAGGACGAAGTCAAACGAAAACGGGAAGGTCGCAAGTCGTTTTCGACCCGGCGGAAGGCGCCCAAGACGGGCGGAGAATTTCGGACCTTGTTCGCCCTGGCGGGAGATCAGGTGCGGCATATCCCGACAACGCGGTTTAATCAGTTTGATGGTATTCAGTGGCAACCCGAGAAAGGACGCGGCCTTCCGTCCGCTTCGACGCAGATCTCCCAGCAAGAGGGCCTGCAGAAACTGGTCAATCGCCAGGACCTCGACTTCTCGCAATTTGCCGAAGACGTCGACGTCAATTCCGAGCAGTTCCTGGAGCAGCTGCGGTCGTTGGCGTCGCAGTCTTTGATGCAGCAAGGCGCCGGAACGTTGACGCCGCAGTTGCGTGATATTCCGCCCGACAAGCTGCAGGCGCTGATGTTGGAAGCGCCGCAAATGAGTTCGACCGCCACGCTGTTGTTTACTCCCTACGACGTCCAGGCGTTGTCCGAAACGCTGAAGAAAAATCCGGCACTGGCCTGGAAGCTAATCGCCCGCGGCAGCCAAACGTCTGACGGCAATGACGCGCTACTACGAGACTTGCAAGAGCTGCGAGCCAACCACGAGGGGCCGATTTTGCCGCCGGAGATGGCGGCGTTGGTCGCCCAGTGGACCGCAGGTACCGAGCCAGGCTGGGAGCAGATCATGGCGGTGGTGCACGGTCTGCGCAGTCACGCCGTCTACGATCCCATGGCGACGATTCCGACGACTGAGACCGACTCGGTTCGCTATTTTCTGATCGAGTCGCGCCGCGGCCCCGACTACATGTTCGCCTCGTCGGCGGTCGTGCTGTTGCGATCGCTCGGATATCCCAGTCGATTGGTCGGCGGATACTACGCTCACGAGAGCCGACGGAGCTGGATGACCGGCGAGACCAGCATTCGCGAAGACGACGTCCATTACTGGGCTCAGGTGGCGCTGGCCGACAAACTGTGGGTCGATATCGAGCCAACCCCCGGGTTTGAAATACCCGCCGCCAAGTCGGCAGTCGCGCAGGCAAGTTGGTGGAATGTCGCGTCGACATTCTTGCTCCGCTATGGCGCAATCATCGCGGTCAGCCTGCTGGTGATCATGGTCGTCATCATTTTTCTGCGTCGTAAGTGCCATGGAGCCTGGATCTATTGGCGGTGGCGGTGGAGCCTGCGGCGCTCGCCCCCAGAGTTGGTCGCCCGAACGCACCGGCTAATTCAGTATCGCTTGCACTTGGCGGGATGCGCGCTGCAGGCGGGCGCATCGTTTCAGACGGCGGTCCTTCCGCTCGCTCCGCACGAAAAAACGCTGCGGCGGTTCGCGGCGCTCGGCCAAGAGGCGGTCTACTGCAAAGCGAGCGTCAATGATCCGGCGCATCAAAAGCAACTGCGGCAAGCGGCCACGGACGTCGTCGCCTGGCTGACGCCGCGGCGTATTCAGGCCGCAGTCGGCGGGGCCGCTCGCGAATCCTCTCAGTCTTAG
- a CDS encoding DUF58 domain-containing protein, which yields MFYRFNSAASGASRTASPRMGWVLACVVATGLLAGVMWHGRAFIVSGTLLLIIGVGVLAPYLAIRRLRGTLLPRQVRGEVGRPLSLRMQLSNNNIFAWGTTSVQVCEYDPQGGLVETHQCNVTRIDRRGAISPIWSPIPQVRGYFPSGSIEMRTRFPFGLVTATKQVAIESRAIIWPEIVKLRTVLSNARQSGFQSAETSGGGWGDEGDIAGPRPHRPGESMRRVHWRHTARYGELIVCERESTSSRRLRIRLNLTEPGDAYELAISAAASLIAQAVESGWLVDLDIVGVRRWEGIGRHSLNAALDFLAIFDRQATAQPTRPPVARRDAGRFVLVTQQAPADESQQAHYDEVIYVGDRSPEEGVVWLHPQTPWRESLQSLGERIYA from the coding sequence ATGTTTTACCGTTTCAACTCCGCCGCCAGCGGCGCTTCGCGTACCGCTTCTCCACGCATGGGGTGGGTATTGGCATGCGTCGTCGCCACGGGTCTGCTGGCTGGGGTGATGTGGCATGGCCGAGCGTTTATTGTCTCGGGAACCTTGCTGCTGATCATCGGCGTCGGCGTCTTGGCGCCTTACCTGGCGATTCGCCGATTGCGGGGGACGCTGTTGCCGCGGCAGGTGCGAGGTGAGGTCGGCCGCCCACTTTCGCTGCGAATGCAACTGAGCAACAACAACATTTTCGCTTGGGGCACAACCAGCGTGCAGGTCTGCGAATATGACCCGCAGGGAGGCCTGGTCGAGACGCACCAGTGCAACGTGACGCGCATCGATCGTCGCGGCGCTATCTCGCCGATTTGGTCTCCTATTCCTCAGGTCCGCGGCTATTTTCCATCGGGTTCGATAGAAATGCGCACGCGATTTCCGTTTGGTCTAGTAACGGCGACCAAACAAGTCGCGATCGAGTCGCGGGCGATCATTTGGCCCGAGATCGTCAAGCTGCGCACCGTTCTTTCCAACGCCCGTCAGTCTGGCTTTCAGTCGGCTGAGACCAGCGGCGGCGGTTGGGGAGATGAAGGCGACATCGCCGGACCGCGTCCTCATCGTCCCGGCGAGTCGATGCGGCGAGTCCATTGGCGACATACGGCCCGCTACGGCGAACTGATCGTTTGCGAACGAGAGTCGACGTCGTCGCGGCGACTCCGAATTCGCTTGAACCTGACCGAACCTGGCGATGCATACGAATTGGCCATCAGCGCCGCGGCGAGCCTGATCGCCCAGGCGGTCGAGTCGGGTTGGCTGGTCGATCTCGACATTGTCGGGGTCCGCCGTTGGGAAGGAATCGGACGCCACAGCTTGAATGCGGCGCTCGATTTTCTGGCGATCTTCGATCGTCAGGCAACCGCGCAGCCGACCAGGCCTCCGGTCGCTCGCCGTGATGCGGGACGATTTGTGCTCGTCACGCAACAGGCGCCGGCTGACGAGAGCCAGCAAGCCCACTACGACGAAGTGATCTATGTCGGCGATCGGTCGCCCGAAGAAGGGGTCGTCTGGCTGCATCCGCAGACCCCTTGGCGCGAGTCGCTGCAAAGCCTGGGGGAGCGCATCTATGCCTAG
- a CDS encoding cupin domain-containing protein, translated as MHRREEESFYVLYGEITFTLEDEQIIAGPGCFLTAC; from the coding sequence ATTCACCGTCGCGAGGAGGAATCATTTTACGTCTTGTACGGCGAGATCACCTTCACACTCGAAGACGAACAAATCATCGCCGGGCCTGGCTGCTTCTTAACTGCTTGTTGA
- a CDS encoding cupin domain-containing protein yields MPIGSRHRFKNESGQPTRMLITIAPAGLEEMFLEVGEFLSSEADQPSPPTAEDIERLLEAAPRYGLEIFPPSEKPC; encoded by the coding sequence ATGCCGATCGGCAGTCGACACCGCTTCAAAAATGAAAGCGGACAACCGACGCGGATGTTGATCACCATCGCGCCAGCGGGCTTGGAAGAAATGTTCCTGGAAGTGGGAGAATTCCTCTCTTCGGAAGCAGACCAACCGTCGCCGCCAACCGCGGAAGATATCGAGCGATTGCTGGAAGCGGCGCCCCGATATGGCCTGGAGATCTTTCCGCCCAGCGAAAAACCCTGCTAA